From Nonomuraea helvata, a single genomic window includes:
- a CDS encoding SDR family NAD(P)-dependent oxidoreductase translates to MSKVWFVTGSSRGLGRNFVEAALSRGDKVAATARNAGSLDELVAAYGDAVLPLELDVADKAAVFESVKRAKEHFGRLDVIVNNAGYAQIGAIEELTEQDLRDQMETNLFGAVWVIQAALPYLREQRSGHIIQLSSAAGVIAMPLGGAYHASKWALEGLNEALAGEVADFGVKVTIIEPGGFATRSGNNPDPLNNGHMAERDPAYDGLRRRLGAVAGKQPAGDPAAAAQALLKLVDSDNPPLRVLFGQGFYPMIQQVYADRLKTWADWQDLSAEAHGKLDQEAR, encoded by the coding sequence ATGAGCAAGGTCTGGTTCGTCACCGGTTCGTCGCGCGGCCTCGGCCGCAACTTCGTCGAGGCCGCCCTGTCCCGGGGCGACAAGGTGGCCGCGACCGCGCGGAACGCCGGAAGCCTTGACGAGCTGGTCGCCGCCTATGGCGACGCGGTGCTCCCGCTGGAGCTGGACGTGGCCGACAAGGCCGCCGTGTTCGAGAGCGTGAAGCGGGCCAAGGAGCACTTCGGCCGACTGGACGTCATCGTGAACAACGCCGGCTACGCCCAGATCGGCGCGATCGAGGAGCTGACCGAGCAGGACCTGCGCGACCAGATGGAGACCAACCTGTTCGGCGCGGTGTGGGTGATCCAGGCCGCGCTGCCGTACCTGCGCGAGCAGCGCTCGGGGCACATCATCCAGCTGTCCTCGGCGGCCGGGGTCATCGCCATGCCGCTCGGCGGCGCGTACCACGCCTCCAAGTGGGCCCTCGAGGGCTTGAACGAGGCCCTCGCCGGCGAGGTCGCCGACTTCGGCGTCAAGGTGACCATCATCGAGCCCGGCGGCTTCGCCACCCGCTCCGGCAACAACCCCGACCCGCTCAACAACGGCCACATGGCCGAGCGCGACCCGGCCTACGACGGGCTTCGGCGGCGCCTCGGCGCGGTCGCCGGCAAGCAGCCCGCCGGCGACCCGGCCGCCGCGGCCCAGGCGCTGCTCAAGCTCGTCGACTCCGACAACCCGCCCCTGCGGGTGCTCTTCGGCCAGGGCTTCTACCCGATGATTCAGCAGGTCTACGCCGACCGGCTCAAGACCTGGGCCGACTGGCAGGATCTTTCGGCGGAGGCGCACGGCAAGCTCGACCAAGAAGCTCGGTGA
- a CDS encoding TetR/AcrR family transcriptional regulator, which translates to MPTPKPRRSPKPQERQRDAERTRKLILDAAAAEFAAHGYAGGRIAAIAARAGVNQQLISYYFDGKEGLYQALSQEWRQRESELVTPDTPLPEQIRRYALEALSNPDGVRLMAWGGLEYAGPESDPDHAPRSERLQRAVDEISDAQSVGRLPAEVDPACLMVMLMAAAMATTSIPHVIEGVCRVDPRSPEFLRHYAEQVALVARLLGLDPA; encoded by the coding sequence GCAGGAGCGGCAGCGTGACGCGGAGCGCACCCGCAAGCTCATCCTGGACGCAGCGGCGGCCGAGTTCGCCGCGCACGGGTACGCGGGCGGCCGGATCGCCGCGATCGCGGCCCGTGCGGGCGTCAACCAGCAGCTGATCTCGTACTACTTCGACGGCAAGGAGGGCCTCTACCAGGCCCTGTCACAGGAGTGGCGGCAGCGTGAGAGCGAGCTCGTGACGCCGGACACGCCGCTGCCCGAGCAGATCCGCCGCTACGCGCTGGAGGCGCTGAGCAACCCGGACGGTGTCCGGCTGATGGCGTGGGGCGGTCTGGAGTACGCCGGTCCGGAAAGCGATCCTGATCACGCGCCCCGTTCGGAGCGGCTGCAGAGGGCCGTCGACGAGATCAGTGACGCCCAGTCGGTCGGCCGTCTGCCTGCTGAAGTGGACCCGGCCTGCCTGATGGTCATGTTGATGGCCGCCGCGATGGCGACCACCTCGATTCCGCACGTCATCGAAGGCGTCTGCCGGGTCGATCCCCGCTCGCCCGAGTTCCTCCGCCACTACGCCGAACAGGTCGCCCTCGTCGCCCGCCTCCTCGGCCTCGACCCCGCCTAG
- a CDS encoding sensor histidine kinase has protein sequence MSWSRSKLRSPGLSGGLALAAALAALATPVLVGLVRSGAGVAGGVTLLVLLALHVRVVTETPVRRAGAWWIVAVQAWLTYLPLAVFGAAWTPVFALLSGALLVMAARIRSVVLVVLALVCGPVLLAAPDRAMIDTAWVLAAPLLGVVEYTMVALAERVRCLTEARTDVMRKAVALERRRFTRDLHDLVGHRLTVLVLKAQLVQRLVDEDDKRAGDEARETLELLRNLSADVRAVAHGLRSSSLAAELGSARSLLESVRVRCQIKVSCRDLPGDVEEALTHALREGVTNVLRHAEARECSIQLLERDRIVRLTIRNDGVRAPRRPWDRGQGLLNLAERVSSLGGWLETTSSRPGMFTFNAYVPLDN, from the coding sequence GTGTCATGGTCACGTTCCAAGCTCAGGAGTCCCGGCTTATCAGGCGGGCTCGCGCTGGCGGCGGCCCTCGCCGCCCTGGCGACGCCGGTCCTGGTCGGGCTGGTGCGGTCGGGGGCGGGGGTCGCGGGCGGCGTGACGCTGCTGGTCCTGCTGGCGCTGCACGTCAGGGTCGTCACGGAGACGCCGGTACGCCGTGCGGGCGCGTGGTGGATCGTGGCCGTGCAGGCGTGGCTCACGTATCTGCCGCTGGCGGTGTTCGGGGCGGCGTGGACGCCGGTGTTCGCCCTGCTGTCGGGCGCGCTGCTCGTGATGGCGGCCCGGATCCGGTCGGTCGTGCTGGTGGTGCTGGCCCTGGTCTGCGGCCCGGTGCTGCTCGCCGCACCTGACAGGGCGATGATCGACACCGCGTGGGTGCTCGCCGCCCCCTTGCTCGGCGTCGTCGAGTACACGATGGTGGCGCTGGCCGAGCGGGTCAGGTGCCTGACCGAGGCGCGCACCGACGTCATGCGCAAGGCCGTCGCCCTGGAGCGCCGCCGCTTCACCCGCGACCTGCACGACCTGGTCGGTCACCGGCTCACCGTACTCGTGCTGAAGGCGCAGCTCGTGCAGCGCCTCGTGGACGAGGACGACAAGCGGGCCGGGGACGAGGCGAGGGAGACGCTGGAGCTGCTGCGCAACCTGTCCGCCGACGTCAGAGCGGTCGCCCACGGCCTGCGCAGCTCCTCCCTGGCGGCGGAGCTGGGCTCCGCGCGCTCGCTCCTGGAGTCCGTACGGGTCCGCTGCCAGATCAAGGTGTCCTGCCGCGACCTCCCGGGCGACGTCGAGGAGGCGCTCACGCACGCCCTGAGAGAGGGCGTGACGAACGTGCTCAGGCACGCCGAGGCCCGCGAGTGCTCCATCCAGCTTTTGGAACGCGACAGGATCGTCCGCCTGACGATCAGGAACGACGGGGTGCGCGCGCCGCGCCGCCCGTGGGACAGGGGGCAGGGCCTGCTGAACCTCGCCGAACGCGTCTCGAGCCTCGGCGGCTGGCTGGAGACCACGTCCTCCAGGCCCGGAATGTTCACCTTCAACGCATATGTCCCACTCGATAATTAA
- the polX gene encoding DNA polymerase/3'-5' exonuclease PolX → MRANEQAAAALQEYAELFALCGGDAFRVRSYQKAAKAIAGFPEDISVVDVRGVPGVGEAIAKKMEEFLQRGSFRQLDDLRGRVPDGVRRLTRVPSLGPKTAIMLFEDFGIDSTASLSEAISSGRLDGVKGLGPKTLANLLKGIEQLEQSGRRVHIGVAMSLAEQVMASLEAERIAYAGSLRRMKDTIGDIDILAVAPESIMAGFRAQPYVAEVIAAGDKKTSIRTTSGIQVDLRVVPAESWGAAMQYFTGSKEHNVAIREMAVKKGWKLSEYGLFEGERVIAAASEEDIYAALGMQYVPPPMREDGGEVKAALRGELPALVRLEDLKGDLHTHTDLTDGVASLEDMVAAGHARGYAYYAVTDHAPDLAMQRMTLDKALEQRERLAELQEKYPDMRLLHGTELNIAPDGSVDWPEEILAGFDVCVASVHSHFGMSRDEMTRRFIAACENPYVDIIGHPTTRKIGKRPAVDADWDAVFRAAARTGTAMEIDSFPDRSDLPSDLVRLAKHHGVKFSIDSDSHAVPHLANQRFGVGIAQRAWLTTDDVINTWPLDRLLAFLGR, encoded by the coding sequence ATGCGGGCAAACGAGCAGGCGGCGGCGGCGCTGCAGGAATACGCGGAGCTGTTCGCGCTCTGCGGCGGCGACGCCTTCCGGGTGCGCAGCTACCAGAAGGCGGCCAAGGCCATCGCCGGGTTCCCCGAGGACATCTCGGTGGTCGACGTGCGCGGCGTCCCCGGCGTTGGCGAGGCGATCGCCAAGAAGATGGAGGAGTTCCTGCAGCGCGGGAGCTTCCGGCAGCTCGACGACCTGCGCGGGCGCGTGCCCGATGGCGTGCGCAGGCTGACGCGGGTGCCGTCGCTCGGGCCCAAGACGGCGATCATGCTGTTCGAGGACTTCGGCATCGACTCCACCGCGTCGCTGAGCGAGGCGATCTCCTCGGGCCGCCTCGACGGCGTCAAGGGCCTCGGCCCGAAGACGCTGGCAAACCTGCTCAAGGGCATCGAGCAGCTCGAGCAGTCGGGCCGCCGCGTCCACATCGGCGTCGCCATGTCGCTGGCCGAGCAGGTGATGGCCTCGCTGGAGGCCGAGCGCATCGCGTACGCGGGGTCGCTGCGGCGGATGAAGGACACCATCGGCGACATCGACATCCTCGCGGTCGCGCCCGAGTCCATCATGGCCGGCTTCCGCGCCCAGCCCTACGTCGCCGAGGTCATCGCGGCGGGCGACAAGAAGACCTCGATCCGCACGACCTCCGGCATCCAGGTGGACCTGCGCGTGGTGCCCGCCGAGTCGTGGGGCGCGGCGATGCAGTACTTCACGGGCTCCAAGGAGCACAACGTCGCCATCAGGGAGATGGCGGTGAAGAAGGGCTGGAAGCTGTCGGAGTACGGCCTGTTCGAGGGCGAGCGGGTGATCGCCGCCGCCTCGGAGGAGGACATCTACGCCGCCCTCGGCATGCAGTACGTGCCGCCGCCGATGCGCGAGGACGGCGGCGAGGTCAAGGCGGCGCTCCGCGGCGAGTTGCCGGCGCTGGTGCGGCTGGAGGATCTGAAGGGCGACCTGCACACCCACACCGACCTGACCGACGGCGTCGCCTCACTGGAGGACATGGTGGCGGCCGGGCACGCCCGCGGCTACGCCTACTACGCGGTCACCGACCACGCCCCCGACCTGGCGATGCAGCGGATGACCCTGGACAAGGCGCTGGAGCAGCGGGAACGGCTGGCCGAGCTCCAAGAGAAATATCCCGACATGCGCCTCCTGCACGGCACGGAGCTCAACATCGCCCCCGACGGGTCGGTCGACTGGCCCGAGGAGATCCTCGCCGGGTTCGACGTGTGCGTGGCCTCGGTGCACTCCCATTTCGGGATGTCACGCGACGAGATGACCCGGCGCTTCATCGCCGCCTGCGAAAACCCGTACGTGGACATCATCGGGCATCCGACCACCCGCAAGATCGGCAAGCGGCCGGCCGTCGACGCCGACTGGGACGCCGTCTTCCGCGCGGCCGCGCGCACGGGCACGGCCATGGAGATCGACTCCTTCCCCGACCGCTCGGATCTGCCGTCCGATCTGGTCCGGCTGGCCAAGCACCATGGGGTGAAGTTCTCGATCGACAGCGACTCGCACGCGGTCCCGCACCTGGCCAACCAGCGGTTCGGGGTGGGGATCGCGCAGCGGGCGTGGCTGACCACGGACGACGTCATCAACACCTGGCCGCTGGACCGGCTCCTGGCGTTCCTCGGCCGCTGA
- a CDS encoding cytochrome P450, with amino-acid sequence MTKSMTKSIAGELADLELPVERGCPFAPPAEYERLREHAPISRTRLASGAEVWWVSGHAEGRAVLADRRFSSDRRKDGFPVLNVDAATLQQLRSQPPLMIGMDGEEHAAARRPVIGEFTVKRLAALRPRVQEIVDRFIDDMLATDQRPVDLVQALSLPVPSLVISELLGVPYTDHDFFQSRTAVAVRRTSSPEDRRRAFAELRAYIDDLITRKESEPGDDLFSRQIARQRRNGALDHTGLVSVAFLLLTAGHETTANMISLGVIGLLTHPEQLALIKADPGRTPMAVEELLRYFAITDAVASRVATEDVRIGGVSIKAGEGVVVSSLSANWDPSVFKNPADLDVERGARHHLAFGFGPHQCLGQNLARMELQIVFDTLFRRIPTLRLATPVEDLPFKTDAVIYGAYELPVTW; translated from the coding sequence ATGACGAAGAGCATGACGAAGAGCATCGCCGGCGAACTCGCCGACCTGGAACTGCCGGTCGAGCGTGGTTGCCCGTTCGCCCCGCCCGCCGAGTACGAGCGACTGCGCGAGCACGCCCCGATCAGCAGGACTCGCCTGGCGAGCGGCGCCGAGGTGTGGTGGGTGTCCGGGCATGCGGAAGGCCGTGCCGTCCTCGCCGACCGCCGCTTCTCCTCCGACCGCCGCAAGGACGGCTTCCCGGTACTCAACGTCGATGCGGCAACCCTGCAGCAGCTCCGCAGCCAGCCGCCGTTGATGATCGGCATGGATGGCGAGGAACACGCCGCGGCCCGGCGTCCGGTGATCGGCGAGTTCACCGTGAAGCGGCTGGCCGCACTGCGCCCGCGCGTCCAGGAGATCGTCGACCGGTTCATCGACGACATGCTCGCCACCGATCAGCGTCCCGTCGACCTGGTGCAGGCGCTGTCCCTGCCGGTGCCCTCACTGGTGATCAGTGAACTGCTCGGCGTTCCCTATACCGACCACGACTTCTTCCAGAGCCGCACCGCCGTGGCGGTACGCCGGACCTCCTCGCCGGAGGACCGCCGGCGAGCCTTCGCCGAACTCCGCGCCTACATCGACGACCTGATCACCCGCAAGGAGTCCGAACCCGGCGACGACCTGTTCAGCCGGCAGATCGCCCGGCAACGCCGGAACGGCGCCCTCGACCACACCGGCCTGGTGAGCGTGGCCTTCCTGCTGCTGACCGCCGGACACGAGACCACGGCGAACATGATCTCGCTCGGCGTGATCGGGCTGCTCACCCACCCGGAGCAGCTGGCCCTGATCAAGGCCGATCCGGGCCGGACCCCCATGGCCGTGGAGGAACTGCTGCGCTACTTCGCCATCACCGACGCGGTCGCCTCCCGGGTGGCCACCGAAGACGTGCGGATCGGCGGGGTGAGCATCAAGGCCGGTGAGGGCGTCGTGGTCTCGAGCCTGTCGGCCAACTGGGACCCTTCGGTGTTCAAGAATCCGGCCGACCTGGATGTCGAGCGTGGGGCCCGCCACCACCTCGCCTTCGGGTTCGGCCCGCATCAGTGCCTCGGCCAGAACCTGGCCCGGATGGAACTGCAGATCGTCTTCGACACGCTGTTCCGCCGCATCCCCACCCTGCGGCTCGCCACACCGGTCGAGGACCTGCCGTTCAAGACGGACGCCGTCATCTACGGCGCCTACGAGCTCCCGGTCACCTGGTGA
- a CDS encoding RNA polymerase sigma-70 factor, with protein sequence MGDHATNPATETFLAHRNLLFTVAYEMLGSAADAEDVLQETWLRWVKADVEQVLDQRAYLIRITTRQSLNRLRSMKLRREAYVGPWLPEPLLTAPDVADDVELAESVSMALMLVLETLSPTERAVFVLHEAFDVGYDEIADALGKSPAAVRQIAYRARRHVEARRPREAVSSGETRAALESFQRALEGGDLQGLLDVLAPEVVLVSDGGGIKQAAPRPIISADKVARFIVGGIGKAGVALTGDPTVVNGNPALILRVDGEIDGVIAIRVEDTRITGLYYVRNPQKLTRIGSETPLTLR encoded by the coding sequence ATGGGCGATCACGCCACCAACCCGGCGACCGAGACGTTCCTCGCCCACCGCAACCTGCTCTTCACCGTCGCATACGAGATGCTCGGATCGGCGGCCGACGCCGAAGACGTCCTGCAGGAGACCTGGCTGCGATGGGTCAAGGCCGACGTGGAGCAGGTGCTCGACCAGCGCGCCTACCTGATCCGGATCACCACCCGGCAGTCGCTCAACCGCCTGCGCAGCATGAAGCTCCGCAGGGAGGCGTACGTCGGTCCTTGGCTGCCGGAGCCGCTGCTCACCGCGCCGGACGTGGCCGATGACGTCGAGCTCGCCGAGAGCGTGTCGATGGCGCTCATGCTCGTCCTCGAGACGCTGTCGCCGACCGAGCGCGCCGTCTTCGTGCTGCACGAGGCCTTCGACGTCGGCTACGACGAGATCGCGGACGCCCTCGGCAAAAGCCCGGCGGCCGTCCGGCAGATCGCGTACCGGGCCCGCCGGCACGTCGAAGCCCGCCGCCCGCGCGAGGCGGTCTCCTCCGGCGAGACCCGGGCGGCCCTGGAGTCGTTCCAGCGCGCGCTCGAAGGCGGGGACCTGCAGGGTCTGCTTGACGTGCTGGCCCCCGAGGTCGTTCTGGTGAGCGACGGCGGCGGCATCAAGCAGGCCGCGCCGCGGCCCATCATCAGCGCCGACAAGGTGGCCCGTTTCATCGTCGGCGGCATCGGCAAGGCCGGGGTCGCGCTCACCGGCGACCCCACCGTGGTCAACGGCAACCCGGCACTCATCCTCCGCGTGGACGGCGAGATCGACGGCGTCATTGCGATCCGCGTCGAGGACACCCGCATCACCGGCCTCTACTACGTCCGCAATCCGCAGAAGCTGACCCGCATCGGATCCGAGACCCCGCTCACCCTGCGATGA
- a CDS encoding aldo/keto reductase, with amino-acid sequence MEYARLGNTGLKVSRICLGMMSYGDPARQEWALPLDEAEPIIRRAADAGVTFFDTADVYSRGASEVVTGEALRAIFPRREDYVLATKVYFPMGKGANDAGLSRKHIHAAIDASLQRLGTDHVDLYQIHRWDDETPIEETMEALHDVVKAGKARYIGASSMWAWQFSKAQHVAEQNGWTKFVSMQNHYNLLYREEEREMLPLCADQGVGVIPWSPLARGVLARAGSSATTARTGSDERIDFLYDPENDKAILDRVAQVAKERDLPAAQVALAWLLHQPTVTAPIVGATKDRHVDDAVAAVSVSLTESELTFLGESYRSREVRF; translated from the coding sequence ATGGAATACGCAAGACTTGGCAACACCGGTTTGAAGGTCTCCCGCATCTGCCTCGGCATGATGAGCTACGGCGATCCCGCCAGGCAGGAGTGGGCGCTGCCGCTCGACGAGGCGGAGCCGATCATCCGCAGGGCCGCCGACGCGGGCGTGACGTTCTTCGACACCGCCGACGTCTACAGCCGCGGCGCGAGCGAAGTGGTGACCGGCGAGGCGCTGCGCGCGATCTTCCCCAGGCGTGAGGACTACGTGCTGGCCACCAAGGTGTACTTCCCCATGGGCAAGGGCGCCAACGACGCGGGCCTGTCACGTAAGCACATCCACGCCGCCATCGACGCCTCGCTGCAGCGCCTCGGCACCGACCACGTGGACCTCTACCAGATCCACCGGTGGGACGACGAGACGCCCATCGAGGAGACCATGGAGGCGCTGCACGACGTGGTCAAGGCCGGCAAGGCCCGCTACATCGGCGCTTCGAGCATGTGGGCCTGGCAGTTCTCCAAGGCGCAGCACGTGGCCGAGCAGAACGGCTGGACGAAGTTCGTCTCGATGCAGAACCACTACAACCTCCTCTACCGGGAGGAGGAGCGCGAGATGCTGCCGCTCTGCGCCGACCAGGGCGTGGGCGTGATCCCGTGGAGCCCGCTGGCGCGCGGAGTGCTGGCCAGGGCGGGCTCGTCGGCGACGACCGCGCGGACGGGCTCCGACGAGCGCATCGACTTCCTGTACGACCCGGAGAACGACAAGGCGATCCTCGACCGGGTGGCGCAGGTGGCCAAGGAGCGCGACCTGCCGGCCGCCCAGGTCGCGCTGGCCTGGCTGCTCCACCAGCCGACCGTGACCGCGCCGATCGTGGGGGCCACGAAGGACCGGCACGTCGACGACGCGGTGGCGGCCGTGTCGGTGTCGCTGACGGAGTCGGAGCTGACCTTCCTCGGCGAGTCGTACCGCTCCCGGGAGGTGCGCTTCTAG